ATTCGTGCAGGCTGCGGTCGGTGATCTCCATCTCCAGCAGCTGCGCCGCGCCGCGAATACCGCCCAGCGGGTTCTTGATCTCGTGCGCCAGGTTGCGAAACAGCTCTTTGTTGGCGCGGGCCTGGTCGGCCAGGCGCTCTTCGCGCTCTTGCCGGGCCTGCTGCTCCAGCGGCAGCAGCTCAACGATGATCTCGCCCGCGCGCTCGGTCTGCGCGACGATGGCGTGCACGGTCATTGGTTCACCCGCTTGGGGTTTCAGCTGCGCGTCGTAGCGCAGCGCCGCGAAGCTGTTGCCGCGCACGCCCAGCAGCGCGCGCTCCAGCGTGCCGCCCTCGACGAAGTAGGCCAGAAAGCGGCTGCCTTCGATGGTGCGCCACGACAGGCCCAGGGCGTTTTCCAGCGCGGCGTTGGCAAACAGAACCACGCCGTCGTCGTCGACCACCGCCACGAGCGTGGGCAGCATGTCGAAGGCCTGAAAACGGGCGGGATGGGGTCGGCGAGGGACACCCATGCGGTGGACTCCGGAAACAGAAAGCACAAACGCGGCGCACCAGGCGCCGCGGGCGAAGGCAAAACGGTGGAATTAGCGGCTGAAGCGGCCCAGTTCGCGCTTCAGGCCGTCGATGTCCGACTGGTTGCGGGCGATGGAGGCCTTCATCTCGGCCACGCGGTCCAGGTACTTCTGGTAGTTGCGCTCGTTGCCCTGGCGCTCGGGCTCGCCGTTGTTGTATTCCTTGCGCAGCTCGGCCTGGCGCGTTTCGGCACGGCGCAGCTCTTGCTCGAGGATGGTCTTGGCGTCAGAGTCGCGCGCGCGCTGGTCGGGCGTGTCGATGCGCGGGGCCGACGGCGGCGCGCTGGCGGTGGAGGGCGACGAAGAGCCACCACCACCGCCGCCGCCACTGGCGCGCGCCGGGCTGGGGCTGGGGTTGGAATACGGGGCGGGCGCTGCCCCCACGGACGCCGTGGTGCCGCGCACGATGGTCACGTTGCCGCCTTCCACCAGTTTGCAGCCTGAACGGCCCTTGATCTGGTTGGTGTATTCGTTGCCGCAGCGGTAAACGCGCTCTTGCGCAGTGGCGGGCAGCGCCGCGCCCAGCAGGCTGGCGGCGGCCACCAGGGAGGAAATCAACAGGGAAGCTTGGGTCATCGTCGGTCTCCAGGGCTGGGCAGCGGCCAGCGCCGGGGATCAAAAGTGGAAGTATCGGCCATGTAGACCCGGTTCGTCACCCAGTGTTCCCGGCGCCAAATGGAAAAAGGCGGCACTAAGGCCGCCTTGTTTCACTTCCGTTGTGAACAGATCACACGGCTTTCACAGCGAATAGTACATGTCGTACTCAACCGGGTTCACGTTCACGCGCACGCGGGTGACTTCGTTCATCTTGAGATCGATGTACGCATCCAGCATGGAATCGGTGAACACGCCGCCTTTGGTGAGGAAGGCGCGGTCCTTGTCCAGCTCTTCCAGGGCCTGGTCCAGGCTGTGGCAGACGGTGGGCACCAGCTTGTCCTCTTCGGGCGGCAGGTGGTACAGATCCTTCGTGGCGGCTTCGCCCGGGTGGATCTTGTTCTCGATGCCGTCCAGGCCAGCCATCAGCAGGGCCGAGAAGCACAGGTACGGGTTGGCCATCGGATCGGGGAAGCGCGCTTCGATGCGGCGGGCCTTGTCGCTGGCGACGTGCGGAATGCGGATCGAGGCCGAGCGGTTGCGGCTGGAGTAAGCCAGCTTGACCGGTGCTTCAAAGTGCGGCACCAGGCGCTTGTAGCTGTTGGTGCTGGGGTTGGTGATGGCGTTCAGCGCGCGGGCGTGCTTGATGATGCCGCCGATGTAGTGCAGCGCCGTGTCCGACAGGCCGGCGTAGCCCTTGCCCGCAAACAGGTTCTTGCCGCCCTTCCAGATGGACTGGTGCACGTGCATGCCGCTGCCGTTGTCGCCGTGGTAGGGCTTGGGCATGAAGGTGGCGGTCTTGCCGTAGGCATCGGCCACGTTCCACACCACGTATTTCAGGCGTTGCGTCCAGTCGGCGCGCTCGACCAGCGTGCTGAACTTGGTGCCGATTTCCATCTGGCCTGCACCAGCCACTTCGTGGTGGAACACCTCGACCGGAATGCCCATGGCTTCGAGCAGCAGCACCATTTCGGCGCGCATGTCGTGCGTGCTGTCCACCGGCGGCACGGGGAAGTAGCCGCCCTTGACGGTGGGACGGTGGCCGCGGTTGCCGCCTTCAAGCTTCTCGCCGCTGTTCCAGGGGGCTTCGTACTCGTCGATCTTGTAGAAGCTGTGGCCGGGCTCGGTGCTCCAGCGCACGCCGTCGAAGACGAAGAATTCAGGCTCGGGGCCGAAGTAGGCGGTGTCGCCAATGCCGGACGCCTTCAGGTAGGCCTCGGCGCGGCGGGCCAGCGAGCGCGGGTCGCGCTCATAGGCCTTGCCGTCGCCCGGCTCCAGCACGTCGCAGGTCAGCACCAGGGTGGATTCTTCGTAGAAGGGGTCGATGTGTGCCGTGGATGCGTCGGGCATCAGCAGCATGTCGGAGGCTTCGATGCCTTTCCAGCCGGCGATGGACGAGCCGTCGAAGGCGTGGCCTTCGCTGAACTTGTCTTCGTCAAACGCGGAGACCGGCACAGTGACGTGCTGTTCTTTGCCACGGGTATCGGTGAAGCGGAAGTCGACGAACTTGCACTCGTCTTCCTTCACCATTTTCATCACGTCTGCGACCGACTTGGCCATCTGAAATCTCCTGATCGGATTGGTGGTTCAAACAAAAAAGCTCACGCTCTGTGCAGCAGCTTCCGTGCCAGCCTGCGAAGGGCGGGTGCAGCAGCCGCCCAAGCGGCTTGCGCATCGGTAGCGATTGTGCCTTCACTTGGGGCGCGCCTGCGGCCTTTCGGAACGCCGTTCGGGCAGTCGCTCAAGTCGATGGCACCAATGTTGTGCACGCACGGAAATTGCACCAATGTTGTGCTACGTGGTGCGCACTATTTCGGGGCCGTAGCGCAGATCCAGCGGCGCCAGCCAGGCGCGCAGGTCAGCGTAGGCGGCTTCGGCGGCGGCAGGTTCGCCCTTGACGCCCAGGTCGATGTGCATGCCGTAGGTGGGGTGGTCGACGCTGGGCAGGCTGAAGACTTTCACGCCAGGGTGCGCGGCCTCGACCCGTTCCATGACGGGGGTGAGCGTGGCTTCCATGCCGCCAAAGACGATGACGGATTTTTCCAGCCAGGCGCCGCGCCGAAAGTGCGCGGCCCAGTCGGTATCCAGCGCCCAGGCCATCATCGGCCAGGCCATGACGGGAAAGCCCGGTGCAAAATACATAGCACCTCCCGCAGGCGTGGCCAGCGCAAACCCCGGAATCTTGTTGTAAGGGTTGGGCATGATGCGCGCGCCCTCGGGGAACATGCCCATGTTCAGGCGGTGCAGGTTGTCCGGGCGGTCGGGCTCATACGGCAGGCCCTGCTCGCGCGCGGTGTCGGCCATGCGTTCCTGGATGAGGCGCTTGGCTTCGGGGTGCAGCACCAGCGGCAGGCCAAAGGCGGCGGCGGCGCACTGGCGGGTGTGGTCATCGGGCGTGGCGCCGATGCCGCCGGTGCAGAAGACGACGTCGCCCGATTCGCGGGCGCGCCGCAGCGTGGCGGTGATGCGGGGCGGCTCGTCGCCCACGTACTCTGCCCAAGACAGGTGCAGCCCGCGTTCGGCCAGCAGTTCGACAAAGTGCGGCAGGTGCTTGTCCTGGCGCTTGCCGGAGAGGATTTCGTCGCCGATGACGATCAGCCCGAAGGTGGGCGGGTGGCTATCCAAAGGCCGGTCAACTGGGGCGGGTTGGGGGGTTTCAACGCTCATGGTGGGGCAAGGCGGGCGGGGCTTGTGCTTCTAATTCAATAGCTGATGGCGCAGTTGGGGCGGGCGCCAGAGGCGGTTTTTTACCTTCATTTTCACGCTGGGCCTGCAGCGCGGCCAGGCAGTAGTGGGTGAACCACAGCGACGAGAAGGCGAAGACGAGGGTGTAGATCCAGATGGCTATTGGAATCAGCAGCGCAAAGGCCACGGCAAACAGCGCGAAGGACGCCCACACCACGCCGGGCGCGGCGCCCAGGTACCCGCAGACGATGCCGATCATCAGCAGCGGCGTGCGGTGCGCCTTCATCAGCGCGCGGCGCTCGGCGGGGCTGGCGTGTTCGCTGAGGGCGTCGTAGCTCATCACCCGGTAGGTCAGCCAGCCCCAGATCAAGGGCGGCAGCAGCAGGATGAGCGGCGGCACCAGCCACAGCGGCAGCGACACCCCCAGCGCCAGCATGGCCACCAGCGTGTTGCCCAGCGACCAGGCCACCGAACCGACGAACGACGCCCCGCCGCGCCGCTCCAGCGCCGGAAAGCGCCGCGCGGTGACCAGCTTGAGCATGGCGGGTGTCAGCAGCAGCGCCACCAGCAGCAGCGCACCGATGACGATCAGCGGCGTGGCCAGCACCACCAGCAGCAGCGGCGCCAGCGCTTCGCGCAGGGCGGTGGCGCCCAGCTTGTCCAGCCAGCCGCTCAGCGTGCCGATGACGGCCGAGCCGTCCAGCCACTGCGCGACGGCCGCCAACGCGGGCGTCCAGAAGAAGTACGTCAGCCCGCCGATCAGCACCAGCATCACCACCAGGGGCAGCAGCGACAGCACGATGACCCGCGGGTTCAGGCAGTAGGCGGCGGCGCGCCAGAATGAGTCCAGCACCAATCTCATGGGGCGCAAGCATACGCGCCGGGCTGGCCGCCTGGCGGCGCGGATCGGCCAACCGGCCGGCGCGACGGGCGAGCCGCCCCGGCCCTCCTCGCCCGGCTCTATGCGCCCTGCCCGTCGTCACCGCTGCGCCTGTGTACCGACGCAGGCTGTCGGACTGCGCTGGCAGCCAGCCACGCCGCCCTGCGCACAATGGCGCGGATGCCCGACGCCGCAGCCCACGCCCCATCTCCCACCCCCGCGCCCGGCGCGCAAACGCCGCACGGCGCCAGCCACCCCGGCGCCGAGGCCAGCCCTGCCCGCAGCACGCGCCCGGCCGCCCCCACGCGCGGCGCGGGCGTGCGCGACCTGACGCAAGGGCCCATCGCCCGCACGCTGCTGGTCTTTTCGCTGCCCATTCTGGGCGGCAACGTGCTGCAGTCGCTCAACGGCTCAATCAACGCGATCTGGGTGGGCCGCCACCTGGGCGAGGCGGCGCTGACGGCGACGGCCAACGCCAACAACGTGCTGTTCGCGCTGATCGGGCTGATCTTCGGCATTGGCATGGCGGCGACCATCCTGGTGGCGCAGGCGATGGGCGCGCACAACCTGCCCCAGGCCAAGCGCGTGATGGGCACCAGCGCCACCGTGTTCGGCCTGGCGTCGGTTGCCATCGCGGCGCTGGGCTGGCTGCTGTCGCGCCACATCCTGCGCTGGATGGGCACGCCCGCCGCGGCGCTGGATTTGGCCCAGTCCTACCTGCAGCTGATTTTTCTGGCCATCCCGCTGCTGTACCTGTTTGCCTTCGTGCAGGCGGTGCTGCGCGGCGCGGGCGATTCGCGCACGCCGTTCATGTTTCTGGTGCTGGTGGTGGTGCTGGACACGGCGCTGAACCCGTTGTTCATCTTCGGCTGGGGGCCGGTGCCGGCGCTGGGCATCAGCGGCTCGGCCCTGGCCACGCTGGTGGCCAACGCCATCAGCCTGACGGCCCTGCTGCTGTGGCTGCGCAGCCGCCGCCACCCGCTGTGGATCGGCCGCAGCGAGCGCGAGCTGTTTCGGCCAGACGTGGCGCTGGTGCGCACGCTGATCGGCAAGGGCCTGCCCATGGGCGTGCAGATGGTGATGATTTCGCTGGCGATGATCACCATGATCTCGATGGTCAATTCCTACGGCGTGACCATGGCGTCGGCCTACGGCGCGGCGCTGCAGCTGTGGACCTACGTGCAAATGCCCGCCATGGCGATTGGCGCGGCCTGCTCCACCATGGCCGCGCAGAACGTGGGCGCCGGCCGGTGGGACCGCGTGGGCGGCACGGCGCGCGCGGGCGTGTTGTGCAACCTGGCCATGACCGGGGTGCTGGTCGCCCTGGTGCTGCTGACCGACCGGCACACGCTGGGCTGGTTCCTGCCCGACGGCAGCGCCGCGCTGGAGGCCGCCCGCCACCTGAACCGCATCGCCATCGGCTCGTTCGTCTTCTTCGGCATCACCTTCGTGCTGTCGGGCGTGGTGCGGTCCACCGGCGCGGTGGTGCCGCCGCTGATCATCCTGGCCGTGGCGATGTGGGGCATTCGCGTGCCGGCGGCGCGTTGGCTGCAGCCGCTGTGGGGGTCGGACGCGATCTGGTGGAGCTTTCCGATCAGCGCCGTGTGCGCCGCGCTGATGGCGCTGGCCTACTACCGCTGGGGCGGCTGGCGCAGCGCCCGCATGCTGCCCGAATCGTGCATGGGCTGCCCGGCCGAAGTGGGCGGCCAGCCGCCCGCGCCCGTGGCAGCGGCCATCACGCCCGCCGCCGGGGGAGCGCCCGTGGCGGACGCCGGGGCGCGCCCTGCGGCGGCGTAGGCAGCGGGACGGTCGGTTGGCAAGTTGGCAAGTTGGCGAGCGGCCGGGCGACGCACCCACCTCGCCTTTGCGGCTTGCAAGCAGCGCACGCCACCGTCTGGCCGCACGCCTTGCTGCGCTTGCGGCCGCTGCTTTCACTTCTGAAGAAATAAGCCTCTGGCGCCCGCCCCACCAGCGATGGCAGCTACTCAATCCATAGCAAAAGGATTGCAACCCCACGGCGGGCCTTGGGCACCGGCTGGCGCTGCCGCCCGCAGGCCATCACGCACCCGCGCGCCTCAACGCAGCACAAAATCCACCGGGTGAGGCTCGGGCGTGCGCGGCAGCTCGCCAGCCATCGACAGCACGCTGGCCTCGATGCCGTGCGCCAGCGCTTCCAGCGCCAGGTCGTTCGGCTCGATGCCAAACGGGTCTTCCAGCTCGGCCCCCAGCGCCTCCAGCGCGAGGAAGGTGTAGGCGATGAAGCAGACGATCACCGGCGTCATCCAGCCCAGCGAATCGACCAGGCCGAACGGCAGCAGCACGCAGTACAGGTACACGCAGCGGTGGATGATCACCGTGTAGGTGAACGGGATGGGCGTGTTGCCGATGCGCTGGCAGCCGCCCAGCGCGTCGCACAGGTGGTCCAGCCGGCGCAGCATGGCCGGCACCACGGCGGGCGGCAGCCGCCCCGCGTGCGTGTGGCCCGCCACCCACTGGTGCAGCGCCAGCAGCAGCCGCGTGGTGGCCGACGCGGTGACAGGCGTCTTGGCCAGCAGCGCCGCCACCTCATCTGCGGGCAGAAAACGCGCCAGATCGGCCGCCGGGTCGGTGCCGCGCAGCTGGTGGCGCAGCGCCTGGGCAAACGCGCACAGGCGCAGGATGAAGTCGTGCGCGCTGGTGCCGTCGGCCGGTTGGGCCGGGTGCTGGGGCAGCGTCAACGCCTGGGCCGCCAGGCTGCGCGAGGCGTTCAGCAGGCTGCCCCACAGCGTGCGCGCCTCCCAGTAGCGGGCGTAGGCGGTGCTGTTGCGAAAGCTCAGGAAGATCGCTAGCGTGAGGCCGATCAGGGAAAACGGCACGAAGTTGAGCGACACCTTCCAGTCCAGCACGCGCCCGTGGATCAGCGTGGCCACCACCGCCAGCAGCGTCACGCCCAGCAGCCGCAGCGCAATGCGCGGCAACACCGAGCCGCGCACGACGAGCAGCAGGGCAAACCAGTTGAGCTTGGGGCGAACGATCATGAGAGTTGGGCAGTGCGGAACCTGGGCCGCTAGCGCCGCCCTGGGCAAGGGCGACGGCCAGCGGAGCAGCGGCGATGATAGGCGCGCTGGCGGGCACGCCGATGGGCGGCTGGCGCGAGTTGTGAAGCCACGCCAGCGCAACAACGCCCGCACGGCAGTCAAGCGCGTGCCCGCTCACGCAGCCCGGCCAGCCCGCAACGTCGCCACGCGCTACATTGCAGGCGTTTTCAGTCGCTGGAGTTGGCTATGCGCGCACAGTCGCATCTTGAAAGGGCCACGTTGGCCGATCTTCGACCCACGCAGATGACCGTCGGGACCGCCGAAGTGGTGGTCAAACGCGCGCAGTGGGCCGCGCTGAAGCGCAAGGCACGCAGCAAGCTGCTGGCTGAGCACTGGTTTCCGGCCGTGAAGGGCGCCGACGGGCACTTCTACATCGTCGATCACCACCACCTGGGCGTGGCCCTGCTGGCCGAGAAGGTGGATACCGTGTGGGTGATGCCGCTGGCCGACTTCAGCACGCTGGAGCACGACATGTTCTGGCGCGTAATGGAATTTCACCAGTGGGCGCACCCGTACAACGAAAAGGGCGAGCGCCGCGACTTCAACAAGATCCCGCAGCGCCTGACCGGCTTGGCGGACGACCCGTACCGCAGCCTGGCGGGTGCCGTGCGCCGCGCCGGCGGCTACGCCAAGGACGCGGCGCCGTACACCGAATTCCTGTGGGCCGCCTTCTTTCGCCCGCGCTTTCGCAAGACCGACCTGCACGTGGAGGGCGACCAGGGCCTGTCGCCCGCCATCGTCACCGAAGCCGTGGCGCTGGCGCGCAGCAGCCAGGCGCAGTTTCTGCCGGGCTGGTCAGGGGTGATTGCGCCGACGGCCTGAGCGCGGGGCACCGCCGCGCCATTCGTTGGCGCTGAAGGTGACGGCGTGACCATGGGCGGCGCGCACGGGTGCCCCCTTGCAGTTCAATGCGCACCAGATTGACGAGCTGCCACCGCGCCCCGCCTCGCGCCGGGGCTCAAACCGCCTTGGTATCGCCAGTCGGGTGGGTGGCGTGCTCGCCCTGCGCTTGGTCGGCACCCAACAACCGCTTCAGCCCCAGCCACTGCTGCGCCCAGAACCCCCGCCCGTAGTCGCGCCCGGCCAACACCTGGTCTTCGATGCCGGTGGGCTCGGTGCCACGGCGCCAGTCGACGCTGCGAAACAGCATGTCCCACCAAGGGAACAGCACGCCGTAGTTGCCGCCATACGGCATGCGCGCGGTGGTGCCGGGCTCGTGCCCCAGCGTGATAGCGTGGTGGCGGCGGTGGAAGCTGGGGCTGATCAGCAGCCGCTCGCCCACCCGGCCCCAGTGCCAGCGCAGGTTGGCATGCTGCAGGCTTTCCAGCAGCTGCGATACGGCCACCAGCGCCACGAACTGCGCGGGCGCCACGCCGATCAGGATGGCCACGACGACGAACAGGCTGTCGGTGAAGACCGAATCCAGCAGGTGGTTGCGGTTGTCGCTCCACATCGTCATCTGCCGCTGGCTGTGGTGCACGGCGTGCAGCTGCCACCACCAGTGCCAGCGGTGCTGCGCGCGGTGCACCAGGTAGCCGATCAGGTCGAACACCACCAGGTAGATGGCAAAGCTGACCCAGGCCTTGTCGGTCACGCCGGGCCACAGCTGGTCGATCTGCAGGGTGCGCATGCCGTGCGCGCGCAGCCAGCCGATGGCATCGGTCAGCCACACCTCGACGGTGAAGAACATCACCAGCTTGAACAGGCCCAGGCGGTGGATCAGGGTGTAGAGCACGTCCACCCAGATGGCGCGGCGGTCGCGCACGGGCTCAACGGGCCACAGGCGCTGCAGGGGGCCGATGACGCACACGATCAGCGCGATCTGCACGACGCCCACCAGCATCCAGCCGGTGGCGTCAAAGCCGTCTTCCAGCAGGTTGCCCGAGCCTGCCCAGAAGGCAAAAGGCACCACCAGCGTTTCAAACACCCATTGCTGGGCGCTGGCAAAGGCGTCGGTGAGTTGGTTCAACATGGGGTTAACAAATCCATCTGTCCGGGGCGCTGCGGCCGCCGCAGCGATGCGAAGCGGCGCGCGGCGTCAGCCCCCGTGCTGGGCAATCCAGCCCTGGTATTGCGGGTGCTCGCGCAGTGTGCGAAAGCAAAAGCCGCGCGCTTTCAGGCCGGTGATCAGCGGCTCCAGCACGGCCGGCGCCCAAGGGTCTTGGCGCGACCAGATGCCCAGGTGCGCCAGCAGGATGTCGCCAGGGCGGATGTCGGCCAGGGCTTTTTTCAGCAGCGCGTCGTTGGGATAGGGGCCGCTGGGCAGCTCATCGCCCAGAAAACCGGCGGGCGACCAGCCCACGTATTTGTAGCCGCAGCTTTCGGCGGCCGCCAGCAGCTTGGGCGAGGTCTTGCCGCCCGGCGCGCGAAACAGCGGCAGCGGCTTCTTGCCGGTAACGCTGGCCAGCCGGTCAGCGGCCAACGCAATGTCTTCGCAGTACTGCCGCGCCGACCAGATCATGCGCTTGCCCGCCTGCGGGCCGGCAGAGGGCTCGATACGAAAGCGCGGCTCTGCACCACTGCCGCTATTTTTTTCGCCGCTCTTGCCATCGGAACGCACGTCGCCGCGCCAGTAGGCGTGCTGCCAGGTGTGCGATGCGAATTCATGCCCCTCGGCCGCGCGCGCCTTCCACCACGGCGCCCAGGTGTTGCCCAGACTGCCGTCGCCTTGCTGCGTGCGTTCGTTGGCGGCAAAGAAGGTCACGCGCACGTGCTGGCGCGCCAGCACGTCGGCCACCAGCGGGGCGATGCCCATGTGACCAGTGTCGAACGTGAGGTAGACCGGCTTGTCGCAGTTTTCTAAGGGTTTCTGTGCGCTGGCGCCCGTCCAGACTGCGCAGGCAGCTATCAAAAGCGTAGTTTTGAGGCCAATCGAAAGACCGCGCAGCAGGCCAGGCCAGCGAACGCCGTTCCCGGACCTGCGCCGGGAACTGGCGTTGTCTCCCCTCCCGAAGCGCGCAGCGCGCAGCGAGAGGGAGGATGGCGCCGCCAGGCGACTCAGGGGGGTGCTCATGTTCTGGCAGCGTGGTCCAGCGTCCACACGCCGTGCGGCGACTTGCCCACCTTCACCTGGTGCACCACCTTGCGCTGGCGCACGTCGATCAGGCTGAGCTTGCCCGCCCAGCGCGAGCCGACCATGATCAGCGTGCCGTCGGCGGACACGTCCATGCAGTCGGGGCCGGATGGGCCGGGCAGCGTCTCTACCGCCTTCATCTCGTGGTAGTCGATGCTGCTGATGGTGTTGGCCACGCGGTTGCTGACGTACACGTGCCGCTGGTCGCCTGCGGCGCGGAAAGCGTGCGAGCCCTTGCCCGTGGCGATCTTGCCCACCAGCTCCGGCGCCTTGCCGCCGGCCACGTCGTAAATCTCTACGCCGGTGCCGCCGGTCAGGCCCAGCAGCAGGTGGCGGCCGTCGGGCGTGCCAAAGATGTCGGCCGGCAGCTTGCCGGTGGGGGTGCGGTGCGTCAGCGTCTGGCTGGCCAGGTCGATGGTGACCAGCTCGTCGCTGTCTTGCATGCTGGACCAGACAGTGGTGCTGTTCGCGTCAATCCACAAGTGGCTGGGCGTGCGGCCGGTGGCAATGCGCTTGACCAGCGTGGGGTTGTGGCCGTCCCAGCGGTAGATGTCGACGTGGTTCAGCCGGTTGGCAGCGGTCACGAACCACTTCATGTCGGGCGAAAAACGCAGGTGGTACGGGTCCAGGATGCCGCGCAGCGTGCGCTGCACCTCGGCCGTGCGCGGGTCGATGAAGGTCAGCGAATCGCTGCCCGCATTGGCCACGATCACGGAATGCTCGTCCGGCGTCAGGTACAGGTGGTGCGGCTCTTTGCCGGTGGGAATGCGCTGGGTTTCCACCCAGCGGCGCGAATCGATCACGCTGACGTCGCCGTCCAGCGAGTTGAGCACGAACACCGGCGCGCCGCTGCGCGGGGGCGGCGGCTGCACGGCGCCGTGGCCGGCTACCGTGGGGGCGGCGGTCTGCGCCTGCGCGGGCGTGGCCAGGGCCGCGCCCACGCCAGCCAGGCCGGCCAGGCCCAGCACGTCGCGGCGCGACACGGGCGCGCCGTCGGGGCGCGCCAGGGGAATACGAGGGGTCACAAAAGCACCGCCAAAAAATGCAATCAGAAAGTGTAGCCCTGAGAGAGCCACAAGCCCTTGACTTAACATCTGCCGCATGCAAACGGTGGACATCGACGGCACTTTTTTGGAAGTGCACGCCATCCCCGCCCCAGACGCATCGGCCGCCGAAGCGGCCCTGCCCCCGCTGGTCTTCCTGCACGAAGGGCTGGGTTCGGTGGCGATGTGGCGCGACTGGCCTGCCCGCCTGTGCGCAGCCACCGGGCGCGCCGGGTGGGTGTATTCGCGCCGGGGCTACGGCCAGTCCAGCCCCGTGCCGGATGTGCGCGGCACGCCGCGCCAGGACGCCCAGGGCCGCCGCATCGGCCGGCTGCTGCCCGACTACCTGCACCACGAGGCGCTGGTGGTGCTGCCCGCGCTGCTGCAGCGCCTGGGCGTGGCGCAGCCGGTGCTGGTCGGCCATTCCGACGGCGGCACCATCGCCCTCATCCACGCCGCGCACCACCCGGTGGCCGCCTGCGTGGTGATGGCCCCGCACGTCATGGTGGAGCCGGTGGCGCTGCAAGGCATCGCCCGCACGCGCGACGCCTTCACCACGGGCGGCCTGCGCCAGCGCCTGTCGCGCTACCACGCCGACGTGGATTGCGCCTTCTGGCAATGGTGCGATGCGTGGCTGGGCGAGTCGATCCGCGGCTTTGACATCCGCGATGAAATCCGCCGCATCCGCGCGCCGCTGCTGGCCATTCAAGGGGTGGGCGACGAATACGCCACGCTGGCGCAGATTCGCGACATTCAAGCGGCCGTGCCCCGCGCCGAGCTGCTGGAATTGCCCGATTGCGGGCATTCGCCTTTCAAAGACCAGCCTGACGCCGTGGACGAGGCCATCGCCGGCTTTCTGCGCCGCCACCTGGCGCAGGCACGCTGATCGGCTTGCGCGGCGCAGGGCTTCGGTGCGCGGGGCGGCCTTACTTATCCAGCCAGTCGCAAATGCCCTGCCACTGCTCCAGATCGCGCGCCACGCGGCCGGGGCCGACGTCGAACAGCGTCAGCCCGCGCGCGGCCAAATACACGTAGTTCTGCGTGGGCCGCAGCATGCCCAGCACCGGCAGGTGCAAGCCGTCGACGAACTGGCGCAGCTGGTCGGCGGCGATGGTGCGCTCGTCCACGCGCATGCCGACGATGCCCACCTCGCGTGGCTGGCTGCTGCGCAGATCGGCCACCTTGTCCAAAAACTCTCGCGTGGCGTAAATGTCAAAAATGCTGGGCTGCACCGGCACGAGCACCTTGTCGGCCAGGCGCATCACCTCGCGCAGGCGCGTGCCGTGCAGGCCGGCGGAGGTGTCCAGCACCACGTGGGTGGTGCCCTTGGGCGGGCGCACGATGAAGTCGCGCTGCACGTCCCACGCGGCGATGGGGCGCGCGCCTTCGGGCCGCAGGCTGAGCCACAGGCGCGACGATTGCTGGCGGTCCACATCGCCCAGCATGACGGCGTGGCCCTGGCTGGCGTAGTAGCCAGCCACGTTGGTGGCCAGCGTGGACTTGCCCACCCCCCCTTTGGGATTGGCGATCACGACAATCGGCATGGCAACTCCCTCCTGCGGCAAACCATGGGGCTATGTTAGCGGTTGTAGCCAGCGGCTTGACCGCCGTCAGGGTTGTTGCAGATCTTATGAGCCAAAACCGGCGCCAGCGCCCGCTGCTCCAGCGCCAGCAGCTATCAAAGATGCAGCAAGGTGGGCGCCAGCGCATCCCACACCAGCTTCAGCCCCGTGAGCAGCATGCCCGCGTAGATGAAGCGGTAGAACAGCGCGGGCTGTATGCGCCGGGCGATGCGCACGCCCAGCCACACGCCCACGGGCGCCAGCGGCAGCAGCACCAGCGAAGTGCCCAGGTTGCGCGCGTCCAGCAGGCCCAGCCACGCGTAGGGCACCCATTTGGCCAGGTTGAT
This genomic interval from Ottowia oryzae contains the following:
- a CDS encoding ParB-like protein, coding for MRAQSHLERATLADLRPTQMTVGTAEVVVKRAQWAALKRKARSKLLAEHWFPAVKGADGHFYIVDHHHLGVALLAEKVDTVWVMPLADFSTLEHDMFWRVMEFHQWAHPYNEKGERRDFNKIPQRLTGLADDPYRSLAGAVRRAGGYAKDAAPYTEFLWAAFFRPRFRKTDLHVEGDQGLSPAIVTEAVALARSSQAQFLPGWSGVIAPTA
- a CDS encoding ParA family protein, producing the protein MPIVVIANPKGGVGKSTLATNVAGYYASQGHAVMLGDVDRQQSSRLWLSLRPEGARPIAAWDVQRDFIVRPPKGTTHVVLDTSAGLHGTRLREVMRLADKVLVPVQPSIFDIYATREFLDKVADLRSSQPREVGIVGMRVDERTIAADQLRQFVDGLHLPVLGMLRPTQNYVYLAARGLTLFDVGPGRVARDLEQWQGICDWLDK
- a CDS encoding sterol desaturase family protein; this translates as MLNQLTDAFASAQQWVFETLVVPFAFWAGSGNLLEDGFDATGWMLVGVVQIALIVCVIGPLQRLWPVEPVRDRRAIWVDVLYTLIHRLGLFKLVMFFTVEVWLTDAIGWLRAHGMRTLQIDQLWPGVTDKAWVSFAIYLVVFDLIGYLVHRAQHRWHWWWQLHAVHHSQRQMTMWSDNRNHLLDSVFTDSLFVVVAILIGVAPAQFVALVAVSQLLESLQHANLRWHWGRVGERLLISPSFHRRHHAITLGHEPGTTARMPYGGNYGVLFPWWDMLFRSVDWRRGTEPTGIEDQVLAGRDYGRGFWAQQWLGLKRLLGADQAQGEHATHPTGDTKAV
- a CDS encoding polysaccharide deacetylase family protein, which encodes MGIAPLVADVLARQHVRVTFFAANERTQQGDGSLGNTWAPWWKARAAEGHEFASHTWQHAYWRGDVRSDGKSGEKNSGSGAEPRFRIEPSAGPQAGKRMIWSARQYCEDIALAADRLASVTGKKPLPLFRAPGGKTSPKLLAAAESCGYKYVGWSPAGFLGDELPSGPYPNDALLKKALADIRPGDILLAHLGIWSRQDPWAPAVLEPLITGLKARGFCFRTLREHPQYQGWIAQHGG
- a CDS encoding alpha/beta fold hydrolase; the encoded protein is MQTVDIDGTFLEVHAIPAPDASAAEAALPPLVFLHEGLGSVAMWRDWPARLCAATGRAGWVYSRRGYGQSSPVPDVRGTPRQDAQGRRIGRLLPDYLHHEALVVLPALLQRLGVAQPVLVGHSDGGTIALIHAAHHPVAACVVMAPHVMVEPVALQGIARTRDAFTTGGLRQRLSRYHADVDCAFWQWCDAWLGESIRGFDIRDEIRRIRAPLLAIQGVGDEYATLAQIRDIQAAVPRAELLELPDCGHSPFKDQPDAVDEAIAGFLRRHLAQAR
- a CDS encoding YncE family protein; the encoded protein is MAGLAGVGAALATPAQAQTAAPTVAGHGAVQPPPPRSGAPVFVLNSLDGDVSVIDSRRWVETQRIPTGKEPHHLYLTPDEHSVIVANAGSDSLTFIDPRTAEVQRTLRGILDPYHLRFSPDMKWFVTAANRLNHVDIYRWDGHNPTLVKRIATGRTPSHLWIDANSTTVWSSMQDSDELVTIDLASQTLTHRTPTGKLPADIFGTPDGRHLLLGLTGGTGVEIYDVAGGKAPELVGKIATGKGSHAFRAAGDQRHVYVSNRVANTISSIDYHEMKAVETLPGPSGPDCMDVSADGTLIMVGSRWAGKLSLIDVRQRKVVHQVKVGKSPHGVWTLDHAART